The following proteins come from a genomic window of Sphingomonas japonica:
- a CDS encoding NAD(P) transhydrogenase subunit alpha: MDFISILSIFVLACFVGYYVVWSVTPALHTPLMAVTNAISSVIIVGALVASAAAGSPVAKWLGLVAVALASVNIFGGFAVTERMLAMYKKKER, from the coding sequence ATGGACTTCATCAGCATCCTGTCGATCTTCGTGCTGGCATGCTTTGTCGGCTATTATGTCGTGTGGTCGGTGACGCCGGCGCTGCATACGCCGCTGATGGCGGTGACCAACGCGATCTCCTCGGTCATCATCGTCGGGGCGCTGGTGGCGAGCGCGGCGGCGGGGTCGCCGGTGGCGAAGTGGCTGGGGCTGGTCGCGGTCGCGCTGGCCAGCGTCAACATCTTCGGCGGCTTCGCCGTCACTGAACGCATGCTGGCGATGTACAAGAAGAAGGAGCGCTGA
- a CDS encoding NAD(P)(+) transhydrogenase (Re/Si-specific) subunit beta — protein MHDAAPVNPWVALAYLVAGVLFILALRGLSSPQTSRRGNRFGMIGMTIAVVTTLVTHEIASLPEILAAIAVGGAVGWMIARRIAMTAMPQLVAAFHSLVGLAAVLVACAAFLNPIAFGIAKMVIPMIGQPFAVIDPVSRVEMGLGVAIGAITFSGSVIAFLKLNGNMGGKPILLPGRHVLNLAVLGGILALVAYFTQDQSPWIFWTITVLAFVIGFLLIIPIGGADMPVVVSMLNSYSGWAAAAMGFTLGNTAMIVTGALVGSSGAILSYIMCRAMNRSFLSVIAGGFGASDSGGGAAAASDRPWKRGSAEDAAFLMAQAEQVIIIPGYGMAVAQAQHALREMGDKLKEAGVRVKYAIHPVAGRMPGHMNVLLAEANVPYDEVFELEDINGEFSQTDVAFIIGANDVVNPAAKTDKGSPIYGMPVFDVGKAKTVLFIKRSMGGVGYAGVDNDVFYADNTMMLLADAKKMVEEIVKNLD, from the coding sequence ATGCACGACGCAGCGCCCGTAAACCCCTGGGTCGCGCTCGCCTATCTGGTGGCGGGAGTGTTGTTCATCCTCGCGCTGCGCGGGCTGTCTTCGCCGCAGACCAGCCGCCGGGGCAATCGTTTCGGCATGATCGGCATGACGATCGCGGTGGTGACGACGCTGGTCACGCACGAGATCGCGAGCCTGCCCGAAATCCTGGCTGCGATCGCGGTCGGCGGAGCGGTCGGCTGGATGATCGCACGGCGCATCGCGATGACGGCGATGCCGCAACTGGTCGCGGCGTTCCATTCGCTGGTCGGGCTGGCGGCGGTGCTAGTGGCGTGCGCGGCGTTCCTCAACCCGATCGCATTCGGCATCGCCAAGATGGTGATCCCGATGATCGGCCAGCCATTCGCGGTGATCGATCCGGTCAGCCGGGTCGAGATGGGGCTGGGCGTGGCGATCGGTGCGATCACCTTTTCGGGCAGCGTGATCGCGTTCCTCAAGCTGAACGGCAACATGGGCGGCAAGCCGATCCTGCTGCCGGGGCGGCATGTGCTCAACCTGGCGGTGCTTGGCGGCATCCTCGCGCTGGTCGCCTATTTCACGCAGGACCAGTCGCCGTGGATCTTCTGGACGATCACGGTGCTGGCGTTCGTGATCGGGTTCCTGCTCATCATCCCGATCGGCGGCGCAGACATGCCGGTCGTGGTGTCGATGCTCAACAGCTATTCAGGCTGGGCAGCCGCGGCGATGGGGTTCACGCTGGGCAACACCGCGATGATCGTCACCGGCGCGCTGGTGGGCAGCTCGGGCGCGATCCTGTCCTACATCATGTGCCGGGCGATGAACCGCAGCTTCCTCAGCGTGATCGCGGGCGGCTTCGGTGCGTCCGACAGCGGCGGCGGCGCGGCGGCGGCGAGCGACCGGCCGTGGAAGCGCGGGTCGGCGGAGGATGCGGCGTTCCTGATGGCGCAGGCCGAACAGGTCATCATCATTCCCGGATACGGCATGGCGGTGGCGCAGGCGCAGCACGCGCTGCGCGAGATGGGCGACAAGCTCAAGGAAGCCGGCGTGCGCGTGAAATACGCGATCCACCCCGTTGCCGGGCGGATGCCGGGGCACATGAACGTGCTGCTCGCCGAGGCCAATGTGCCCTATGACGAGGTGTTCGAACTGGAGGACATCAACGGCGAATTCAGCCAGACCGACGTGGCGTTCATCATCGGCGCCAACGACGTCGTCAATCCGGCTGCCAAGACCGACAAGGGATCGCCGATCTATGGCATGCCGGTGTTCGACGTCGGCAAGGCCAAGACGGTGCTGTTCATCAAGCGGTCGATGGGCGGAGTCGGCTATGCCGGCGTCGACAACGACGTGTTCTACGCCGACAACACGATGATGCTGCTCGCCGACGCCAAGAAGATGGTCGAGGAAATCGTCAAGAACCTCGATTAG
- a CDS encoding helix-turn-helix domain-containing protein encodes MITAIREVRRAKGMTLDDVARACVPPTTAQTIGRLETGTRTVSVGWLNRIAAALGVDAADLVTLPDRPDIAVAAQLGADGAHALRQPATVTAPRASGDLVAVQVTGSVGDYRAGDELWCARLAPADFARALNRDVLVPRPAGRFTFGRLIGVEGSKLHLLPLGPGQRQQVVSDAPWLAVATRLMRIL; translated from the coding sequence ATGATCACCGCCATTCGCGAAGTCCGCCGTGCCAAGGGGATGACGCTCGACGACGTCGCCCGCGCCTGTGTGCCGCCGACCACCGCGCAGACGATCGGGCGGTTGGAAACCGGCACCCGCACGGTTTCGGTCGGCTGGCTCAACCGCATCGCCGCCGCGCTGGGGGTCGATGCCGCCGATCTGGTGACGTTACCCGATCGCCCCGACATCGCCGTCGCTGCGCAACTCGGTGCCGATGGCGCGCACGCGCTGCGCCAGCCGGCGACGGTGACGGCGCCGCGTGCGAGCGGCGACCTGGTCGCGGTGCAGGTCACCGGCAGCGTCGGCGACTATCGCGCCGGCGACGAACTGTGGTGCGCGCGGCTCGCCCCGGCCGACTTCGCGCGCGCGCTCAACCGCGACGTGCTCGTTCCGCGCCCCGCCGGGCGTTTCACCTTCGGGCGGCTGATCGGGGTGGAGGGCAGCAAGCTGCATCTGCTTCCGCTCGGCCCGGGCCAGCGCCAGCAGGTCGTCTCGGACGCGCCATGGCTCGCAGTCGCGACCCGGCTGATGCGGATATTGTGA
- a CDS encoding DUF6456 domain-containing protein codes for MRELVERGFDEGRVGGTARRRSVTVNLAESPLSWLKSRGHVDARQYEAGERLRGDYETASLGPRVTMRWDPAPATTRRSGPPEAIDSTLAQISAKRRFDAALAAAGPGLGDVLWRVVCAGEGLAHAEKALGWPSRAGKLVLTLALDRVADHYRLG; via the coding sequence ATGCGGGAATTGGTCGAGCGGGGGTTTGACGAGGGGCGGGTCGGCGGGACGGCGCGGCGGCGCAGCGTCACGGTCAATCTGGCCGAATCGCCGCTGTCATGGCTCAAGTCGCGCGGGCATGTCGATGCGCGGCAATATGAGGCGGGGGAGCGGCTGCGCGGCGATTACGAGACCGCGTCGCTGGGACCGCGGGTGACGATGCGCTGGGACCCTGCGCCCGCGACCACGCGGCGCTCGGGGCCGCCCGAGGCGATCGACTCGACGCTGGCGCAGATTTCCGCCAAGCGCCGGTTCGATGCGGCGCTGGCGGCGGCAGGGCCGGGGCTGGGCGACGTGCTATGGCGCGTGGTGTGCGCCGGCGAGGGGCTGGCGCATGCCGAAAAAGCGCTGGGCTGGCCGAGCCGCGCGGGCAAGCTGGTGCTTACGCTGGCGCTCGACCGGGTGGCGGATCATTATCGGTTGGGGTGA
- a CDS encoding DUF2339 domain-containing protein — translation MEGLLLLVLIAGAFALGQLWRRTTRLEAEIARLHDRLIRLDPGPIPAAAPHEPRAVPAPPRASPPTDRSAAIGPPQPEPAAPRFTAPNLEDLIGGRLLIWVGAAALVVAAFFLVRYSIESGLIGPAARALIAAIFAALLIAASEAARRLPAFSGDQRVAQALAGAGVASAYGTLYLAAAVYALIGALPAFALMLVVTGIGLALALRHGPPTAVMALAGGFLAPLVAGFDAAGIAPLLVYLGLFIAALFALAGHRRWPWLAVAATAAGFAWTGFLIAAVDGGSVAAVGAFVILLAVAATLALPTTDRFGWLRLAPLTLGLIQLLALAPVLDFGALAWSFYLTIAAASLVLGWKDARLLLAAPIALALFLLLLGFAFASGPTSATIVAAVVGAALFGGTGMALSRRDRVWAALAALGAAGPLLVANLAAPALASPGGWFLLALIPLAALIGLTHRHRDRLGSGDSGLIGGTAFAALLAIVATGQLLPPLWIALPIVAAMALLIAWARRLSDPDLARLSLLALVVAITIALPGLADVANTMFVSLGGEALTYRYLEEPARLLAALAAPSALAIAWMLADRFAFGAFRRQAIWLAGAAAIACCYVALKLPLAIDTAPEFIARGFAERAFITQAFLAGGWLLLRRDAAWAGRALMAIGLLRIIWFDLLFLSPLAVPQAVGTLPLANLAVIHLAAAAVWFASLAATRDRRIAMALTLAAALALVRQATHGSILTGPVSTAENWGYSAILLLLAVAWLWRGIAATSSDLRRGGLGLLVLVTLKIVVIDAARLDGFLRIASFLGLGIALIGIHWLYNRFLRPLSRTFTPTDNDPPPGRAPA, via the coding sequence ATGGAAGGCCTCCTCCTCCTGGTGCTGATCGCAGGCGCGTTCGCCCTCGGCCAGCTGTGGCGGCGCACGACCAGGCTTGAGGCAGAAATCGCCCGTCTCCACGACCGCCTGATCCGCCTCGACCCCGGCCCGATCCCTGCCGCCGCCCCGCACGAGCCGCGCGCAGTCCCCGCGCCACCCCGCGCCAGCCCGCCGACCGACCGCAGCGCCGCGATCGGCCCGCCGCAGCCCGAACCCGCCGCCCCGCGCTTCACCGCTCCCAATCTCGAGGATCTGATCGGCGGCCGCCTCCTCATCTGGGTCGGTGCCGCCGCGCTGGTCGTCGCCGCGTTCTTCCTGGTGCGCTATTCGATCGAAAGCGGCCTGATCGGCCCTGCCGCCCGTGCCCTCATCGCCGCCATCTTCGCCGCCCTGCTCATCGCCGCCAGCGAAGCCGCCCGCCGTCTGCCCGCCTTTTCGGGCGACCAGCGCGTCGCGCAGGCGCTGGCCGGAGCGGGTGTCGCCAGCGCCTATGGCACGCTTTACCTCGCCGCGGCAGTGTACGCCCTGATCGGTGCGCTCCCCGCCTTCGCGCTGATGCTCGTCGTCACCGGCATCGGCCTCGCGCTCGCGCTGCGCCACGGCCCGCCGACCGCGGTGATGGCGCTGGCGGGGGGATTCCTCGCCCCGCTCGTCGCCGGCTTCGACGCTGCCGGGATCGCGCCGCTGCTGGTCTATCTGGGTCTGTTCATCGCTGCCCTGTTCGCGCTTGCCGGGCATCGCCGCTGGCCGTGGCTGGCGGTCGCCGCCACCGCTGCGGGCTTCGCCTGGACCGGGTTCCTGATCGCCGCAGTGGATGGTGGCAGCGTTGCCGCGGTCGGCGCCTTCGTGATCTTGCTCGCGGTCGCCGCGACGCTCGCGCTGCCGACCACCGACCGGTTCGGCTGGCTGCGCCTCGCGCCGCTGACCCTCGGGCTGATCCAGCTGCTCGCGCTCGCCCCGGTGCTCGACTTCGGCGCGTTGGCGTGGAGCTTCTACCTTACCATCGCCGCCGCCAGCCTGGTGCTCGGCTGGAAGGATGCGCGGCTGCTCCTTGCCGCACCGATCGCGCTGGCCCTGTTCCTGCTGCTGCTCGGGTTCGCCTTCGCCAGCGGCCCCACCTCCGCCACGATCGTCGCCGCGGTTGTCGGAGCGGCACTGTTCGGCGGCACCGGCATGGCCCTGTCGCGCCGGGATCGTGTGTGGGCAGCGCTCGCCGCGCTCGGCGCCGCCGGGCCGCTGCTGGTCGCCAACCTCGCCGCGCCCGCGCTCGCCAGCCCCGGCGGCTGGTTCCTCCTGGCGCTGATCCCGCTCGCCGCGCTCATCGGCCTCACCCACCGCCACCGCGACCGCCTCGGCAGCGGCGATTCCGGCCTGATCGGCGGCACCGCCTTCGCCGCGCTGCTGGCGATCGTCGCGACCGGTCAGCTGCTCCCGCCGCTATGGATCGCGCTTCCCATCGTCGCGGCAATGGCGCTGCTGATCGCCTGGGCACGCCGCCTCTCCGACCCCGACCTCGCGCGCCTGTCGCTGCTTGCGCTCGTCGTCGCGATCACCATCGCCCTGCCCGGTCTTGCAGATGTCGCGAACACCATGTTCGTGTCGCTTGGTGGGGAAGCCCTCACCTACCGCTATCTGGAGGAACCGGCGCGCCTGCTCGCCGCGCTCGCCGCCCCGTCGGCGCTCGCCATAGCCTGGATGCTTGCCGATCGGTTCGCGTTCGGCGCATTCCGCCGCCAGGCGATCTGGCTCGCCGGCGCCGCCGCCATCGCGTGCTGCTACGTCGCGCTCAAGCTGCCACTCGCGATCGACACTGCACCCGAATTCATCGCGCGCGGGTTTGCCGAGCGAGCGTTCATCACCCAGGCCTTCCTCGCCGGCGGCTGGCTGCTGCTTCGCCGCGACGCCGCGTGGGCAGGCCGCGCGCTGATGGCGATCGGCCTGCTGCGCATCATCTGGTTCGACCTCCTCTTCCTCTCCCCGCTGGCGGTCCCCCAAGCCGTCGGCACGCTCCCGCTCGCCAACCTCGCCGTCATCCACCTTGCCGCCGCCGCCGTCTGGTTCGCCAGCCTTGCCGCTACCCGCGACCGCCGCATCGCGATGGCGCTCACGCTCGCCGCCGCGCTCGCGCTGGTGCGTCAGGCGACCCATGGCAGCATCCTCACCGGCCCCGTCTCCACCGCGGAAAATTGGGGCTATTCCGCGATCCTGCTGCTGCTCGCGGTTGCCTGGCTATGGCGCGGCATCGCTGCCACCTCATCCGACCTGCGCCGCGGCGGGCTTGGCCTGCTGGTCCTCGTGACGCTCAAGATCGTGGTAATCGACGCCGCTCGGCTCGACGGCTTCCTCAGGATCGCCTCGTTCCTCGGCCTCGGCATCGCGCTGATCGGCATCCACTGGCTCTACAACCGCTTCCTGAGGCCCTTGTCCCGCACCTTCACCCCAACCGATAATGATCCGCCACCCGGTCGAGCGCCAGCGTAA
- a CDS encoding M61 family metallopeptidase — MRMVLGLAGLVLANAAWAQEAGAQQAGAPVEYELSFDNAVHHEARISVTYRDLAAGPVRLQMSRSSPGRYAVHEFAKNVYSVEAKDGRGRTLPLTRTDPYGWSVAGHDGTVTVSYTLFGDRADGTYSQIDTSHAHLNMPATLMWATGYDDRAVRVRFKPLKPDWKIATQLKAEGNNRFYAPNLQYLMDSPTELSSHMVREWPVDDSGTNRMIRLAVHHAGTEAEVDRFAGMAKKIVAEQIKVFGDVPDYDFGTYTFLADYLPWVSGDGMEHRNSTVISNNRGFAEADFGQINTLAHEYFHSWNVERIRPAELEPFDFTKANPTPSLWLAEGFTNYYGPLTTKRAGVMSLDQWLAGTSGALNYVLNTPGRRYGSPQEMSLRAPFVDAAESIDPATGNIFTSYYVYGQVIGMALDLQLRQRYPGVTLDDYMRALWRVHGVTERPYAPSDLRDRLAEVTKDRAFADQFFASTIEGNSLPDYAPLLAQAGLIVRVADPAAGWLGPVAVEEGAGGVMLASQAAPGTPIYAAGLDEGDRIISVGGTPIASQADWATATSAAKPGDRIEIVAMQRGAEKRARVTVAANPRLEVVRDPQATAAMLAFRQAWLGADVAAEAGAED; from the coding sequence ATGCGGATGGTGCTGGGCTTGGCGGGGTTGGTGCTGGCGAATGCGGCCTGGGCGCAGGAAGCTGGGGCGCAGCAGGCCGGGGCGCCGGTCGAGTATGAGCTGTCGTTCGACAATGCCGTGCATCACGAGGCGCGGATTTCGGTCACGTATCGCGACCTTGCCGCGGGGCCGGTGCGGTTGCAGATGTCGCGGTCCTCGCCCGGGCGCTATGCGGTGCACGAGTTCGCCAAGAACGTCTATTCGGTCGAGGCCAAGGACGGGCGGGGCAGGACGCTGCCGCTGACGCGGACCGATCCCTATGGCTGGAGCGTCGCCGGGCACGACGGCACGGTGACGGTCAGCTACACGCTGTTCGGCGATCGCGCCGATGGCACCTATTCGCAGATCGACACCAGCCACGCGCACCTCAACATGCCGGCGACGCTGATGTGGGCGACGGGCTATGACGACCGCGCGGTGCGGGTGCGGTTCAAACCGCTCAAGCCCGACTGGAAGATCGCGACGCAGTTGAAGGCGGAAGGAAACAACCGCTTCTACGCGCCGAACCTGCAATATCTGATGGACAGCCCGACCGAATTGTCGAGCCATATGGTGCGCGAATGGCCGGTCGACGACAGCGGTACCAACCGCATGATCCGATTGGCGGTGCATCATGCCGGTACCGAGGCCGAGGTCGATCGGTTCGCTGGCATGGCCAAGAAGATCGTCGCCGAACAGATCAAGGTGTTCGGAGACGTGCCGGATTACGACTTCGGCACCTATACCTTCCTCGCGGATTATCTGCCCTGGGTGTCGGGCGATGGGATGGAGCATCGCAATTCGACGGTGATCTCGAACAATCGCGGCTTCGCCGAGGCCGATTTCGGGCAGATCAACACGCTGGCGCACGAATATTTCCATTCGTGGAACGTCGAGCGGATCCGCCCGGCCGAGCTCGAGCCGTTCGACTTTACCAAGGCCAATCCGACGCCGTCGCTGTGGCTGGCGGAAGGATTCACCAACTATTACGGGCCGCTGACGACCAAGCGCGCAGGTGTGATGTCGCTCGACCAGTGGCTGGCGGGAACGTCGGGAGCGCTCAACTATGTGCTCAACACGCCGGGGCGCAGATATGGCTCGCCGCAGGAGATGAGCCTGCGCGCGCCGTTCGTCGATGCCGCGGAGTCGATCGATCCGGCGACGGGCAATATCTTCACCTCCTATTATGTCTATGGGCAGGTGATCGGCATGGCGCTCGACCTGCAGTTGCGGCAGCGTTATCCGGGCGTCACGCTCGACGACTATATGCGCGCGCTGTGGCGGGTGCACGGCGTGACCGAGCGGCCGTACGCGCCTTCCGACCTGCGCGACCGGCTGGCTGAGGTGACCAAGGACCGCGCGTTCGCCGACCAGTTCTTCGCCAGCACGATCGAGGGTAACAGCCTGCCCGACTATGCGCCGCTGCTGGCGCAGGCGGGGCTGATCGTACGGGTTGCCGACCCCGCGGCGGGTTGGCTGGGGCCGGTGGCGGTCGAGGAAGGCGCGGGCGGAGTGATGCTGGCGAGCCAAGCCGCGCCGGGGACGCCGATTTATGCGGCGGGGCTGGACGAGGGCGACCGGATCATCAGCGTCGGCGGCACGCCGATCGCGAGCCAGGCGGACTGGGCCACGGCGACGTCGGCTGCGAAGCCGGGGGACCGGATCGAGATCGTGGCGATGCAGCGCGGCGCCGAAAAGCGGGCGCGAGTGACGGTGGCGGCCAATCCAAGGCTGGAAGTGGTGCGCGATCCCCAGGCCACCGCGGCGATGCTGGCGTTTCGCCAGGCGTGGCTGGGGGCGGACGTTGCGGCGGAGGCGGGGGCCGAAGATTGA
- the dapF gene encoding diaminopimelate epimerase: protein MRFDLIRCHGSGNDFPLIDARALDLSDGDWARIARVLADRGGPVGGDGLLLLTAGDADHAFGMRMFNSDGSESETCLNGLRCVARLGFELLGIDAARVRLKASSAEVARKAQIAPGVVTVETRAVASIDLARVGLRIAGDALIEGGVPGLPSARAFTAVAMPNPHLVSFVDAVDDGELSAIGEWAESAPDILPGRGNVSFVELRNGGLFVRTFERGVGLTDSCGSAMAASTFAAGLTGRAAFGCEVTVFNRGGMVRATAAAPEDGAVVAIAGNATFFEDASVGIEGDAVAERVVHRVRRDEIAAWDAVLADVTI from the coding sequence ATGCGGTTTGATCTTATCCGGTGTCACGGGTCGGGGAATGACTTTCCGCTGATCGATGCGCGCGCGCTCGATCTGAGCGATGGCGATTGGGCGCGGATCGCGCGCGTTCTGGCGGATCGTGGTGGTCCAGTCGGGGGCGACGGGCTGCTGCTGCTGACTGCCGGTGACGCCGATCACGCGTTCGGGATGCGGATGTTCAATTCCGATGGGAGCGAGAGCGAAACGTGCCTCAATGGCTTGCGCTGCGTGGCGCGGCTGGGGTTCGAGTTGCTGGGGATCGATGCGGCGCGGGTGCGGTTGAAGGCGAGTTCGGCAGAGGTGGCGCGCAAGGCCCAGATCGCGCCGGGAGTGGTGACGGTCGAGACGCGGGCGGTGGCGTCGATCGATCTGGCGCGGGTCGGCTTGCGGATCGCGGGCGATGCCCTGATCGAAGGCGGCGTGCCGGGGTTGCCGAGCGCGCGCGCGTTCACGGCAGTGGCGATGCCCAATCCGCATCTGGTGAGCTTTGTCGATGCGGTCGATGACGGGGAGCTGTCGGCGATCGGGGAATGGGCGGAGAGTGCGCCCGATATCCTGCCGGGGCGGGGGAATGTCAGCTTCGTCGAGCTGCGGAACGGCGGGCTGTTCGTGCGGACGTTCGAGCGGGGTGTCGGACTGACCGACAGCTGCGGCAGTGCGATGGCGGCGTCGACCTTTGCGGCGGGCCTGACCGGGCGCGCGGCGTTCGGGTGCGAAGTGACGGTGTTCAATCGCGGCGGGATGGTCCGCGCCACGGCTGCGGCACCCGAGGACGGCGCGGTGGTGGCGATCGCGGGCAACGCGACGTTCTTCGAGGATGCCAGCGTCGGGATCGAGGGCGATGCGGTGGCGGAGCGGGTAGTGCACCGCGTGCGGCGAGACGAGATCGCAGCTTGGGACGCAGTACTGGCGGATGTAACCATATAG
- a CDS encoding DNA-packaging protein, which yields MTSRAAQVARGPERAAFEGGVRDWKAALYDWEFWADPRQLPPPGDWRVWLMLAGRGFGKTRTGAEWVHGLARNPAARIALVGATQGDVRAVMIEGESGLLATARGPVKFEATKGRLVWPSGAQAFVHSGECPDGLRGPQFGHAWCDEIAKWAYPEATWDNLAMALRLGEHPRTLVTTTPRPIALLRTLRAMPGTVTVTGRTAENRLLPKSFLAAVHEAYGGTRLGRQELDGELIDEAAGALWTRGLLDQCRTASAPSVRRVVIGVDPPAGIGRDACGIVAVALGRDGCGYVLEDASVVGASPENWARAVAACAVRNGADRVVAEANQGGAMVKSVLQAADAVMPVALVHASRGKVARAEPVAALYEGGKAFHVGGFPALEDELCGLVLGGGYEGPGRSPDRADALVWAMTELLLGKRRGEASVRGL from the coding sequence ATGACATCGCGCGCGGCGCAGGTGGCGCGCGGTCCGGAGCGGGCGGCATTCGAAGGCGGGGTACGCGACTGGAAGGCGGCGCTGTACGACTGGGAATTCTGGGCCGATCCGCGGCAGTTGCCGCCGCCGGGCGACTGGCGGGTGTGGCTGATGCTGGCCGGGCGCGGGTTCGGCAAGACGCGGACCGGGGCGGAATGGGTGCATGGTCTGGCTCGCAATCCGGCGGCGCGGATCGCGCTGGTCGGCGCGACGCAGGGCGATGTCCGCGCGGTGATGATCGAGGGGGAGTCGGGATTGCTGGCCACGGCGCGCGGGCCGGTCAAGTTCGAGGCGACCAAGGGACGGCTGGTATGGCCCAGCGGCGCGCAGGCGTTCGTCCATTCGGGGGAGTGCCCCGATGGCTTGCGCGGGCCGCAGTTCGGCCATGCCTGGTGCGACGAGATCGCCAAATGGGCCTATCCCGAAGCGACCTGGGACAATCTGGCGATGGCACTGCGGCTGGGCGAGCATCCGCGCACGCTGGTGACGACGACGCCGCGGCCGATCGCGCTGCTGCGGACGCTGCGGGCGATGCCGGGAACGGTAACGGTGACCGGGCGGACGGCGGAGAACCGGCTGCTGCCCAAGAGTTTCCTTGCGGCGGTGCACGAAGCCTATGGCGGCACGCGGCTGGGACGGCAGGAGCTGGACGGCGAGCTGATCGACGAGGCGGCCGGCGCGTTGTGGACGCGCGGGCTGCTCGATCAGTGCCGAACGGCTAGTGCCCCGAGCGTGCGGCGGGTGGTGATCGGCGTCGATCCCCCCGCCGGGATCGGGCGCGACGCGTGCGGGATCGTCGCGGTGGCGCTGGGGCGCGATGGCTGCGGCTATGTGCTCGAGGATGCGAGCGTGGTGGGCGCGTCGCCCGAGAACTGGGCGCGCGCGGTGGCGGCGTGCGCGGTGCGCAACGGCGCCGACCGCGTGGTGGCCGAGGCCAACCAGGGCGGCGCGATGGTCAAGAGCGTACTGCAGGCCGCGGATGCGGTGATGCCGGTGGCACTGGTACATGCCAGCCGCGGCAAGGTGGCGCGCGCCGAGCCGGTCGCGGCATTGTACGAGGGCGGCAAGGCGTTCCACGTCGGCGGCTTTCCGGCGCTGGAGGACGAACTGTGCGGGCTGGTGCTGGGGGGCGGCTATGAAGGGCCGGGGCGATCGCCCGACCGCGCCGACGCGCTGGTGTGGGCTATGACCGAGCTGCTGCTGGGGAAGCGGCGGGGGGAGGCGAGCGTGCGGGGGTTGTGA
- a CDS encoding phage portal protein: MKWFGRKAGRALARPGLARGVAIGEWPRSYEAQVREGYCLNAIAQRAVRMVAEGVGSAPLTASDPGLAALVRARSSGQVLTETVAAHLLLHGNAYVQLLGDGLGGVGELFALRPERVAVEADANGWPVAYRYRVAERVVRIAAEDEGGRPQIVHLKGFHPLDDHYGLGCLGAAAGAIAIHNAAAKWNKALLDNAARPSGALVHESPDGSVLSSDQFERLREEMEAGFAGAANAGRPMLLEGGLKWQAMSLTPADMDFVGLKAAAAREIALAFGVPPMLLGLPGDNSYANYREANRAVWRQTILPLAGSVLASLEQALRGWDAGAALAVDVDRIAALAEDRERLWAQVSAADFLSDPEKRAMLGVVATTDTASSAGGR; this comes from the coding sequence ATGAAATGGTTCGGTCGGAAGGCGGGGCGTGCTTTGGCGCGTCCGGGGTTGGCGCGTGGGGTGGCGATCGGGGAGTGGCCTCGCAGCTACGAGGCGCAGGTTCGGGAGGGGTATTGCCTGAATGCCATCGCGCAGCGGGCGGTGCGGATGGTGGCGGAAGGGGTGGGATCGGCGCCGCTGACCGCATCCGATCCGGGGCTGGCCGCGCTGGTGCGGGCGCGGTCGTCGGGGCAGGTGCTGACCGAGACGGTGGCGGCGCATCTGCTGCTGCACGGCAATGCCTATGTCCAGCTGCTCGGGGACGGGCTGGGCGGGGTCGGCGAGCTGTTCGCGCTCAGGCCCGAGCGGGTCGCGGTCGAGGCGGATGCCAATGGCTGGCCGGTGGCGTATCGCTACCGCGTCGCCGAACGCGTCGTGCGGATCGCCGCGGAGGACGAAGGCGGGCGGCCGCAGATCGTCCATCTCAAGGGCTTCCATCCGCTCGACGATCATTATGGGCTGGGCTGCCTGGGCGCGGCGGCTGGCGCGATCGCGATCCACAATGCCGCCGCCAAGTGGAACAAGGCGCTGCTCGACAATGCTGCGCGGCCTTCGGGTGCGCTGGTGCATGAATCGCCGGATGGATCGGTGCTGTCGAGCGACCAGTTCGAGCGGCTGCGCGAGGAGATGGAGGCGGGGTTCGCGGGGGCGGCCAATGCCGGGCGGCCGATGCTGCTCGAAGGTGGGCTCAAGTGGCAGGCGATGAGCCTGACCCCGGCCGACATGGATTTCGTCGGGCTGAAAGCGGCGGCGGCGCGCGAGATCGCGCTGGCGTTCGGTGTGCCGCCGATGCTGCTCGGGCTGCCGGGCGACAACAGCTATGCCAATTATCGTGAGGCCAACCGCGCGGTGTGGCGCCAGACGATCCTGCCGCTGGCCGGGTCGGTACTGGCAAGCCTGGAACAGGCGCTGCGCGGGTGGGACGCAGGCGCGGCGCTGGCGGTCGATGTCGACCGGATAGCGGCGCTGGCCGAGGATCGCGAGCGGCTGTGGGCGCAGGTGAGCGCCGCGGATTTCCTGAGCGATCCCGAGAAGCGGGCGATGCTGGGGGTGGTCGCTACAACCGATACTGCGTCGTCGGCAGGCGGCAGGTAA
- a CDS encoding DUF6127 family protein has protein sequence MDASVLAQLMLTADDDGADLATLRAIAEEAGELGAARALARLGLGDTGAAKDMAELRELLGAWRDAKRSAVKAAVGWIVRMLAALVLVGLAVRLGFSGWVK, from the coding sequence ATGGATGCAAGCGTGCTGGCGCAGCTGATGCTGACCGCCGACGACGATGGTGCCGACCTCGCGACGCTGCGCGCGATCGCCGAGGAGGCAGGCGAGCTGGGGGCGGCGCGGGCGCTGGCCCGGTTGGGGCTGGGCGATACCGGCGCCGCCAAGGACATGGCCGAACTGCGCGAGCTGCTGGGAGCGTGGCGCGACGCCAAGCGCTCGGCGGTCAAGGCGGCGGTCGGGTGGATCGTGCGGATGCTGGCAGCTCTGGTGCTGGTCGGCTTGGCGGTGCGGCTGGGGTTTTCGGGATGGGTGAAGTGA